In the genome of bacterium, the window ATAAATTAGTCTCCTGAGTCGGATCGATCAAATTTACCACCGAGAACCCAATCTGAATACCAACCAATTCCCCGGCAAATTGTACACCGGCAAACAGAACTATCGTTGCCATACCGAGAAACAATCCGACTCCAACCTCCCGAACAACTAACTCGACAAAACCGAGTAGCCCAGTTGGCGGAGTGCTATAACTGATACCGGCAAAGGGGGTTAGAATGAATGCGACGGTGACCGATAGTCCAATTTTTATGGTGGGAGGATTGGTTGCGTAACCGAACAGCGGGACCAAGAAGAAAAACGAGAGTGTGCGCACCAATACCAGAAAGAAGATTTCCAGCTCGTGGATCGATAATTCAAATGGTAGTGGCAGCATTGCATTACTGAATCAAAAGATACCGGTTTCCCAAAAAGCGTTCCCGGGGAAAGCTACTTCGCGATTTGTGTGATGTAATTAAAAATCATCGTGGTAAAACTGGTCATCACCCCCACCATCCATGGAAATGTGAAGAGACCAACAAAAATAACAGCAAGAATTTTCGTGACAAGAGCAATCGTCATTTCGTTAATTGAAGTGACCGCTTGAAAAATCGATACGATGAGACCGATGATCAATCCTGCGATAATCATTGGAGCGGACAGGATAAGCGCTGTCCACA includes:
- the fliQ gene encoding flagellar biosynthesis protein FliQ codes for the protein MTEEFALYIVKEAMWTALILSAPMIIAGLIIGLIVSIFQAVTSINEMTIALVTKILAVIFVGLFTFPWMVGVMTSFTTMIFNYITQIAK